A stretch of DNA from Noviherbaspirillum sedimenti:
ATTCCCGATATCCAGGTCGAAGCCACCTTCCCCGACGGCACCAAGCTGGTTACCGTCCACCACCCGATTCCTTAAGAAAAGCCATGATCCCAGGTGAAATGCTGATCGAGGACGGCGACATCGAATTGAACGTCGGCCGCCAAACCACCACCGTCAAGGTGGCCAATAGCGGCGACCGCCCGATCCAGGTCGGCTCGCACTTCCATTTCTATGAAACCAATCCGGCGCTGCTGTTCGAGCGCAAGCTGGCCTACGGCATGCGTCTCAATATCGCGGCAGGCACTGCGGTGCGCTTCGAACCCGGTCAGGATCGCACCGTGGAACTGGTGGCGCTCGCAGGCGAACGCAAGGTCTATGGGTTCAATGGCAAGGTCATGGGCGCATTGAGAAAGGACGAGGACGGCAAATGAGCAAGATATCGCGACAGGCGTATGCAGAAATGTTCGGCCCCACCGTCGGCGACCGCGTGCGACTGGCGGACACCGACCTGTTCATCGAAGTGGAAAAAGATTTCACCACCTACGGCGAGGAAGTGAAGTTCGGCGGCGGCAAGGTCATCCGCGACGGCATGGGCCAGTCGCAACGCAACCACGCCGATGTCATGGATACCGTCATCACCAACGCACTGATCCTCGACCACTGGGGCATCGTCAAGGCCGACATCGGCTTGAAAACCGGCAGGATCGCCGCCATCGGCAAGGCCGGCAATCCCGACATCCAGGCGGACGTGACGATGGCCATCGGCGGCGCCACCGAAATCATCGCCGGCGAAGGCATGATCGTCACCGCCGGCGGCATCGATTCCCACATCCATTTCATCTGCCCGCAGCAGATCAAGGAAGCGCTGATGTCGGGCGTGACCACCATGCTGGGCGGCGGCACCGGCCCGGCGGTCGGCACCGCCGCCACCACCTGCACGCCTGGCCCGTGGCATATCCACTCCATGCTGGCGGCGGCCGACGCCTTCCCGATGAATCTCGGCTTCCTCGGCAAGGGTAACGTCAGCCTGCCGGTGCCGCTGGAAGAACAGATCCGCGCCGGCGCCATCGGCCTGAAGCTGCATGAAGACTGGGGCACCACGCCGGCGGCGATCGATAACTGCCTGTCGGTGGCCGACCGCATGGATATCCAGGTGGCGATCCATACGGATACGCTCAACGAAGGTGGCTTCCTGGAGCACACCCTGGCAGCCTTCAAGGACCGCACCATCCATACCTTCCACACCGAAGGCGCCGGTGGCGGCCATGCCCCGGACATCATCGCGGCGGTGGGCGAAGGCAATGTACTGCCCTCGTCCACCAACCCGACCCGGCCCTACACCGTCAACACCCTGGACGAACACCTCGACATGCTGATGGTGTGCCACCACCTCGACCCGGCGATCGCCGAAGACATCGCCTTTGCCGAATCGCGCATCCGCCGCGAAACCATCGCCGCCGAGGATATCCTGCACGACATCGGCGCCATTTCGATGATGTCGTCGGACTCGCAAGCCATGGGTCGCGTGGGCGAAGTGATCATGCGCACCTGGCAAACCGCGCACAAGATGAAGACCCAACGCGGCTCTCTTCCGGAAGATTCGCGCCGTAATGACAATTTCCGCGCCAGGCGCTATATCGCCAAATACACCATCAACCCGGCCATCACGCACGGCATCGCGCACGTGGTCGGCTCGCTCGAGGTCGGCAAGATCGCCGATATCGTGCTGTGGAAACCGGCCTTCTTCGGCGTCAAGCCCTCGATGATCCTGAAGAGCGGCATGATCGCTGCCGCCCAGATGGGCGACCCCAATGCCTCGATCCCGACGCCGCAGCCAGTGTATTCGCGCATGATGTTCGGCGCCTTTGGCGGCGGCCTGAAGACGTCGCTGACCTTCGTCTCGCAGGCGGCCTTTGATGCCGGCATCGGCGAGCAACTCAAGCTCAACAAGCCGGTGATGGCTGTCAAAAACATGCGCCACCTGCGCAAG
This window harbors:
- a CDS encoding urease subunit beta, producing MIPGEMLIEDGDIELNVGRQTTTVKVANSGDRPIQVGSHFHFYETNPALLFERKLAYGMRLNIAAGTAVRFEPGQDRTVELVALAGERKVYGFNGKVMGALRKDEDGK
- the ureC gene encoding urease subunit alpha, with translation MSKISRQAYAEMFGPTVGDRVRLADTDLFIEVEKDFTTYGEEVKFGGGKVIRDGMGQSQRNHADVMDTVITNALILDHWGIVKADIGLKTGRIAAIGKAGNPDIQADVTMAIGGATEIIAGEGMIVTAGGIDSHIHFICPQQIKEALMSGVTTMLGGGTGPAVGTAATTCTPGPWHIHSMLAAADAFPMNLGFLGKGNVSLPVPLEEQIRAGAIGLKLHEDWGTTPAAIDNCLSVADRMDIQVAIHTDTLNEGGFLEHTLAAFKDRTIHTFHTEGAGGGHAPDIIAAVGEGNVLPSSTNPTRPYTVNTLDEHLDMLMVCHHLDPAIAEDIAFAESRIRRETIAAEDILHDIGAISMMSSDSQAMGRVGEVIMRTWQTAHKMKTQRGSLPEDSRRNDNFRARRYIAKYTINPAITHGIAHVVGSLEVGKIADIVLWKPAFFGVKPSMILKSGMIAAAQMGDPNASIPTPQPVYSRMMFGAFGGGLKTSLTFVSQAAFDAGIGEQLKLNKPVMAVKNMRHLRKRDMIHNGATPKMEVDPETYEVRADGELLVCEPASILPMAQRYFLF